The Dreissena polymorpha isolate Duluth1 chromosome 8, UMN_Dpol_1.0, whole genome shotgun sequence genome includes the window TCGCGTTTTGCGTTTTTCGTGCCCCGTTCGCATTCCATCTTTCGACACACTTGACAAAAAGCGACGGTGAAAACGCTTCGTTTTTCGGCGGCTTGGTGATATTTAAGATGCCCAGCACAAACGGGTATTGTCTTTTGTAACGTTGTTTAAACTCGTCTTGCAACCTGGCCATGTTCACCTTGATGAACTCCGAAATTTCAGCCAACACTTTGACAAACTTCGTCTGTCTTCCGTCGGGTTGTGAACGTCTTCGTAACACACGAACGAAACCGAGAACCCCGTCGTTTCTTTGTCACCGCCCAAGTTTCTATTTTCATGCACGCCGCGAAACTGCATTTAGGACTTCTCAGCAGAAGCGGACTTTCCGTTCCTACGCCATACTGGTATTTAATCGGTATTCTCCAATACTGAACCGGCGACAAGAAATTCTAGGTCGGTTGCATGCTCAACTTTTAACGTCGAAGTCATTTATTGTCACACAGTGATTTgccattgttgttttttatatgagAAACAAAAATACTTAAGTCAAAATCATTTTTGTTATTTCACTGTGTAAACAACTGGCACGACTGGGCACATCAACACACGACACAAAACGTATGGTCACTTATAGGGCCCTAACCCCTTGTCGGTGATAGTCGGTTTTGTGTTACACAAGGTAGACCTTAATGGAAATTCCCATGGGAAGGGTCTACCTTTTTTAACGCATAGTAATAGTAGAACCAGCCGCAAGGTAGTCCTTAGACCGTACACGATAGTAAGTTATACCCGATACACAAAATTGAATCTACCATAGACCGTACATGTCAGTAAGTTATACCTGATACAAAAAATAGAATCTTCCCTAGACAGTACAAGTCAGTAAGTTTTACCCGATacataaaaaaattcaattgacttaaagatttttttttagtatatataaaacaaaaatggaaCGCAAAACCGTAAAAGAGTTGAAAAACGCTGCCAAAGACCTAGGTCTTAGATATTAGAGGCTTAGAAAGCATGAGCTGATAGCGTTGCTGAACACCAGCGGCGATGCAATCGGCGATGCGAGGGCAAACGCAAGGGTTTCACTTAACGACGAGCCTGTTCCGGACATTGCAGTACCAGTCCTTATGCCTGCGCAGGCTAAAAAGCCTAGAGTGATAGAGAGATTATTTAATGTTGCGAAAAAGCACACGACTGAGCCCGTAAAGAGAGAATGTCGTAATGTCGAAAGCGTTTGACCCGAGTCAACCTTCTTCGTACATCATATATCTAGACGCAAACAATCAGTACGGATGGGCCATGAGTAAACCACTTTCTACCGGAGGCTTCCGCTGGATGAGTGAAAATAGACTCCATGATTGGAAAAGCATTTCGAGTCAAGAAGGGCAAGGATGCATTTTGGAAGTGGACTTGGAGTATCCGGATGAGCTGCACGATATTCACAATGATTATCCACTCGCCCCTGAACGTATTGTCCCCGAGGGGTCAAAAGTTGGAAAGCTTAAACAACAAATCAAAGTATGTCGTTCACTATGAAAACCTGAAGCAGTATGAAAAGTTAGGTCTTGTAATAACTAAAGTACACAGAGGAATCATATTCAGAGAAGAAGAATGGTTAAAGCAATACATCGACTTGAATACCAAGCTACGCACTAAAGCTGCCAATGACTTTGAAAATGACTTTTTCGGGCTCATGAACAACAGCGTCTTTGGTAAAATGATGGAAAACCTTGAAAATCGAGTCGATGTCCTCTTGGTGACGAGTAAACCAGAGGCCTTAAAACTGTCGTCAAAGGTCAACTACAATAGGTGCACCATATTCGATGAAAACCTGATTGCAATTCATATGAGAAAAACCAATCGTTTATCTTGGGATGGCCATTCTAGACTTGAGCAAGACACTCATGTACGATTTTCACTACAAATACATCAAGGCTAAATATGGAAATGATGCAAAGCTATTGTTCACAGATACGGACAGTCTGGCGTATGAAATTAAAACTGAAGATTTTTATGCCGATATCGCGGGTAATGTTGAACGACTGTTTGATACGAGTGACTATCCGAAAGATCACCCCTCGGGGATTAAAACCGGAGTCAACAAGAAGATCATTGGAATGTTCAAGGATGAAGCTGCCGGAAAGCAGATTGAAGAATTTGTAGGTCTAAGAGCGAAGATGTATTCGTACAAAATGTTTGAGGGAAAGGAAACCAAAAAGTGTAAGGGGGTGAAAAAGAACGTTGTCAAAAACACCATTACACACGAAGATTATAAACACACGCTGTTTTCTCACCAAGAATTGCTTAGATCGATGAATGTTATCAGATCATACGCGCATGAAATGTATACTGAAACGGTTAACAAAGTAGCTATAAGTGCCAATGATGATAAACGTGTTATTCAAGAAGACGGTATTCACACACTGGCTTATGGACATTACCGCCTTAGAAAAAACCAAGATGGACAATAATCTCAAAAAACGACCCTATAAAAATGAGTTTCAATACGGACAAGTATATCAATGTCCAAGGAGTTGTGTTACTGAACGTTCCTCTATCCAACATTCAGTTGATAGATGCCGctaaacaattgaacatttaaAACTTTAGGGGTGCCTACGTTCGCGATGAACTTCCAAAAACACCTAAACAGAACGAGTGTGGTATTCTGAACTTGGGTGATTCACAAAGCGAAGGTACTCATTGGACTGCCTGGATTAAACACGGTCATGAAAAACTATACTTTGACAGTTATGGGTTAGCGCCTCCAGTTGAACTCGTTATGTACCTAAAGGATCCTGTGTATTATACTAGCGAACGAATACAGACAGAAGGCGAGGTGTTTTGCGGACACCTGTGTCTTTACGTTCTTAAACAATGTTAGAGCGTaagttttaaacatgtaataagtcattatcttaatttaaaaaaataaaaagtgtgtAGATAAAAAATGTCGAttaacatatttggtaaaaccAACGCCGAATCATCGCAACGAGTGATTTTCGGAGGCGTCACATTATCACAAGCCGTCAATACGTTCTTGAGACGGGATGGCAAAAATACAGCAGCTGAACACATTAATATGGACAATCACACTCTAATCAATGTATCGGATCCTGCTAATGCTCAAGACGCTGCAACAAAACATTATGTAGATCATCGAGCAGTTTCAAAGTCCGGAGATACCATGACTGGGAATTTAAACATGGGTGGCAGGTCGGTACACGGAGCACCTGTTCATTATCCGACATTGTACAGTGGACATGAAGCACAAAGTTGGACTCAAGTCAATAGTTTAGTGAATGAGGCAACTTCTTCTCATAAAAAGTATGTCGATGATCAAGACGCTGTCGCTAAACAGTATGCTGAccacttaacaaaaaaatgatGTTCGGGTTATATTCCAATGTTGGAGGAGAATATTAGTAGATCGGGATTTGTTGCCACTGCAAGTGCAGTGACTGATAATAGAATTCGAGCATACGGCGCATTTAATAGTCTTAATGCCGATGCGTCTAATGGAAGCTGGGCCACACCTGCAAAAAAGGGCTGGCTGCAAATTAAATGTCCTCGAGCCGTTATCATTTGGAGAGTGGCGCTCAATGCTCGAGCTATTAATGGTAATAATATAACTGCATGGGAATTTTCTGAAAGCaatgttgaaaaaacatttacaacactGTTGACATCTCAAGTCATGTTGCTTGGCTCTGCTATTGCTTCTTCGTTTTTCGATATTTCGACAACGACAGCATACCAGTATTATAGACTTAATATAACAGCGAGTTCTGATAAAATCGAAGCTCCTCTCGGTGTTCAAGTGATGCAATTGTACGTTCTAACCACTGGATAACATTGACACTGAAAGCCTTATCGACTTGTCATAATCATTTTCTAACCCAGGTTAGGGGTTTGAAAATTACGAACACTACTGTTTTTGCgaggtgtgtatatatatatatatttttaccgACGGATGTTTTTtattgcactatattcattttagatccgtcagaggtaaattttatcatttggtcggaaataacaactgcgtacgCTTCTGTTCCCGCTGGTACATTCTGGTGGAATGTCGCTGGATTTGCATTTCTACCGATGCATATTTTAACCGCTCACTTTGTTTACtgacatcaaacaccataatAGGAAACAGGTCTTTGAAATCCGCCGGTGTAATGGTACTCTGTGTCACCAGCAGATCCATTCCATAAAACTTTTCGCTAAATCTGGCCGCTTCATAGTAAGCTCGTGAGAACTTTTGGCTTGGAAAAGATAAGTTGTAATTAGCCTCAGGGTATCGTTGATTGTTAACAGTCACATACATGTTATGACGATCGCAATGATCGAATATCgatgtatttttttcttgattatttttgcGATTAGTTTGGAATCCTACCAAAATGTATCGCGGTTTTTCGGTTGGTGTTCTAACACTTAGTCTCCAGTTGAACGACGTGGACTGTGGCACTGTAATACTTTCGCAATGTCTAGACCTGAAAGCGACGGGTACTGTTACATTTGCCTGAATGGATTTGTACAGCTGAAATTTATCCATATCTGCAGGTAAAATCTGAGGCATAAACCATGACAATCTGTCAAGGCTTACTTTACCCGCAGCTGCTGCTGGCAATCGAAAGATGGCATCGTTGTCAGTTTTTCTAACAAGTGCGAGCGTATGTTTAAATCCATACACAATCTTGTCATAGTCATCACAAAAGCCAAAAATGtgtttcagcggaacaacgaacgaGAATGTTCCCTTGGGGTTAGGCTTTTGAATAAGGTATGCCTGTCTGACAGCAAGGCCTGCGATATCTGCAATAACAGCTGTTGCAGTCCAATCTTTAATccaaagctgattgagtcctTTCGCTTTTGAAAAGCCATCCGGATACTTGAGCATTCCAATCATGGTCGTAGCCTGTCCAGGATGATTCAACGATTCTACTTGTTGCTTGGATAGCTTATACGTTATATTGGAAAACAAATGCATTAGTCCATTGTTTGTTAACGATACTGCGTCACCGTTTGCGTATGCAGGCGTGCCGTCGTCGCCGTCGGAAACTTTAGTAAGTATACCTTCAATGAGTAGGTACGATTCCGCAGGATGAGCGAACACATCATACAACCCAATATCGATAGTTATAGTACCCGATGAATCTAAATTCGTACCATTTACAGGCTCAAACgccttaaactcatatttttcaatggattcGTCCATGGTTGTAGCTTccgtaaaatttaatatttcgctcgacattgttgctattttttattaataaagatTTTATTTCTTAAGCCAGACGCAGACCCGATCCTGTGTTCAACCTTTTTACAAGATTTTGAATTGATATTGCGTTTGCCCTTGCGTTCCCTCTCTTCACCCCGACGCCGGAACCCGCAATCAACTTGTTAACGTTTGTTTCTTTATTGGAACCCATATTTATAAGAGACGCTAACGCGTCCCTCGTTTCTTACGTCAATTCTCGCGTTATTTTTCTACTTTTTGGTGCATTATATCCATCAATCAAAGCTTTAGCTTTGGCTATGGCTACGTCTTTGccaacatcaatagcttttaaacCCGCTTCTTTTGCAGCCGATTTTCCGGCGTCGATAACCTTTTTACCTAGTTCTGTTTTCGATGCGCTACTCACTTTTGATGCcaccgtttttgcgacatttgcaACCGTTTTGGCAGCAGTTGATCCAACCATTCGCTTTAAAAAATTCGAGACAGTATCAAACATTCCAGCACCGCCAATAACGTGTTTTTTGATATATCTTCTTTTCGTGgtaacaatctttttttttttaaataagcaacattaattttttatacgATTCTTTGTCTATTACCTCTTGTCTCTTAAGTTCATCTGCTATGTCCACGATTTCATTTCTTACTCCAGTATTGCCTGCTTGATGACTCGCAACTCGTAATGTAAGCATTTGAACAAGTGTGTTCggatcagaaggcattaacgctATTCCTTCTCCTTTCTTCTTGACTAATGTAGGTGTTTTTGTTACCTTTTTAGGTTTTACATACGTATCGTATATTGGTTTAATAATGTTTCTGTACTTCTCTCCTTAACTAGGTCTAACATTTCCCGTTTCAGGATTCACAATGGCGTTGGTGCTAAGCAAAATTGTTTTGTAGGAGTCAATGTCTTGTGTAGTGTATATATTGGAATCAGGATATGTTGATGTGATTAGCTCCCAAAGGCCATCtgcaagtgttttaattttttcgtgttttttcaGCTTTCATTGATAGCTTTTTAATGGTTTGTCCTCCAACGATAGACAACAGTCCTATACCTAGGGCAGCACCTTCCATTGTTATTGCAGCTGGTGCCGCAATTATTGTACTCAATACTCCTATTCCCGCAGCACCTAACACCATGGCAGAAACAACATGAGCGTTGTTCACTCCTGCTATAACTCTCATTGCTCTGTGATACTTTTTCGACAAGTTTGCGCGCTTGTCCCTTTCTGCAGCCATTTCTTTTTGAACATTGTTAATCTTTTGAATTCTGTATGACTGAGCACTTCCTTCAACGCTTGTCAGTTTTGGAGCCGATGGGACGACGGCGGGGAAAGATGGATATAGTTTAGATTCTTTGTACTCCATTTTATATatcaagtgttgtttttttcttaaacagACTGTTGATCATATGTCATTTTATGTCAGGGTTACGCGTCCTTGCACCTTTGACGCCATCCGCTATCGCTGTCGCTAACATGTTCACTCAAGTCAATCCTAGTCATGTTACGCATCGTTGCACCTTTGACACCATCCGCTATTGCTGTCGCTTACATGTTCACTCAAGTCAATCCTAGTCGCCAACCGTACTTACGGAACGAACGCAGACAAAAAACAAAGCGAATTACCTTTAACAATATCTACTGCAACGTCAGAGTGGTTTTGAATCGTAACAATGATGTCGTCTTCAGATTCAGCAATAATCCCATCTTGAAATTTACATCTCTTTTCCTTCAAACTTAGCTTGAGCGATACAGAACAAACGCCGTCCCTTTGTCGCACACCTATTTGTAATGCAATAGTAAGTGCTGCTTTCGGCTGAATAGTGAGCGATTGTTGCGCAAAAATGGTCCACTTACCATACAGTGGTTCTGCAGGATGTGCAAGATTCTCTCTCTGACGCTAGCGGTGGACGTTCATACTTGTGAATAAACTTGTGAATTGGTCTTtgcattgtttttattatgtacatattttacTTATGAGGGATATCTACAAAATCATTCCTAGTATTGGAAAACTACTAAATGGTGAATTCGGTCCGAGTAGCAATCCTTTACCTGTTTTCATGTACATTCCTTTCCCAGATTTGAGATAAATACCGTCTCCTAAAGAACTACCTTTCTTCCACGGAGACAAGTGCAACCCTTTACCCACTTTATTGACTTTACACCCCATTCcgttttttttgctttaaatacATGACACCTGATCCACTTATTTTATCCACAATTTTACTGCCGGCTGCAGCTCCTACGCCAGTTAGCGCGCCAGTTGCGAGCGCAGGTAAAACGCTCGACGCGAGAAACTTAACCGCTGTTGCCAAAAACGGTaaaatagctccaataaatccaCCTTCTACTTTTGCGTTGTGCTTTATTTGtgcttttgacattttaatcgtcactcTATTACCGCTTCGGTACGCCTTTTCTAGTTTATTCATCTGTGCTTGAGTTAGGGTTAGCACATGTTCTCCAGATAAATCCTCGTAAGACAAACGAATAGACACTGGAGCTTCTGATTAAATAGCCCTTTTAATCTTTTCCCTCTGACCTTCACTAATATTTAGTTTCACATGAACGTAACAAGTCATTTTATATAGGATTTATAATAGCATTACTTTTCTCTTATATGAAATCTTATCGAAAGATCTTCACCGCGCAAATTTACAAGTTTCCCGTTTTGGTCGGTAAGACATGTTTCCATGGACAAAATTGGGTTTACAGCGATaggtaaataaaccaaattatCAGGTACTTCGATGATTTTATAACCAGGTCCTACCGATGGAAAAAAACTATAGATAACGTTTTTAGTTGAATCATTCACATAGGATGCCTCAATGATATCAATAGTAACTCTTAAGCTGCtaatacttaatatatttacaatgttttttCTGACTCATTATATCCTGATGAGTATACTTGTGCATTAAACCCCAATACTGTTCTGATAGAATTTGCCGGtgtaaagtctattttattattcgGTGCTACATTGAGTACCGTTTTGAGATCTAGGATCTGGTACATCATCAGGCGTTTCAAAAAATTCACATTCGATGTCATCCGGCTTAATTAAACTTTTAGCCATTTCTTGTACTAAAAGTACTGGTGAAACGTCATTCTTCATTATAAAGTCTTGTTGGTCAAACAATTTTATAATCTCTTCTTTCGGTAGCTTTTCTTCAAACGCTTTCTTGATAATTCTGTACTCAGGCTGAAAAAGCGACTTGCCAATCACTTGCAGGTTGTTGTAGTCTAACCAGCCTTGTCgtagtaaaaggtttaacaatagtatagttttaccatatccgcttttaccaataataaggcctcgtattgatctcggtaaaagCCTACTGTTAAATCTTTTTGTACTCACATCATTCCAAGGATCTTTAACTTccattttttttccatataaagaaaatatttctttatattaaacaaaatgtattgcGTCAAATGTAAAAGAAAAACTGAAACAGCAAATGAGCAAAatgttgtcagtaaaaacaataaaccaatgcttcgcggaaagtgcgccgtttgcggttgtgttaaaacgcagtttgtaaaaatgcatagtAAAACTGGTGGAGACTTTGTTTCGTCGTTGAATTCGGTGACAAGTAAAGTCAAGCTTCCGTGGGCTAAATTTCCCGGAGAAATGCATATTCCATgaatgaactttgcaggacctggaactaatttaaacgagCGATTAACTTCAAGTGGCGCTTACAAAGACTGGAGCAAACCAGTCGATCGAGTTGACAATGCTGCTTATCATCATGATTAagcttaccaacactttccagatacagcGAGTAGAAACGTGGCGGATAAAATAATGCTTGAACTAATGGCCGCCATTAAAGACCCAACGATTCGTGAAAAAATTGAACGCCAAGCCAATCCTATCAACGAAGGCGAAGTTCGGGTTAGGGTATAAGGGAAAAAAAGTCGCGGCTACAGAACTAAAATGGACTGATCAGCTCTTGGATGAACTGCATAAacccgttgtaaaacgttttagaaaaagaatagtcgttgcccttggcatatataaaatatgggCTGCTGATTTAGTGGACATGCAAGCTTTTGCCAAGTTTAATGGCGGTGTAAAATACTTGCTcacagttattgatgtattttcaaaatatgactGGATTGTTCCATTTaagagtaaaaccggagttgaggtTGCTGAAGCATTTCACACCGTATTTAAGGAAAGGCGACCCCAAAagttgtgggtcgataaaggaaaagagttctacaataaaaacgtGATGGCATTGGGAGTcgagttgtattccacagaaaacgaagagaaaagttccgtggtagagcgGTGGAACGGAACAATGAAGGAAAgaatgttcaaatacttttcagccaACTCTACCAGAAAATATGTCGATGTCTTAGATGACATGGTCAATGCttataacaacacaaagcattcatcCATCAAAATGACGCCCGTTGATGCTAGTGATAAAAAGAACGAAAGCGCTGTCTGGTTCAATCTGTACTCCAAACGCCATCAGCAGTACGGTAAGCCACTATTTAAAGTCGGCGATAAGGTAAGAATCactaagaaaaagggaatatttgaaaaaggaaaTACGCCTTGATGGACTGAGGAGGTGTTTACCGTGTCACATGTTCAATATACAGATCCACCGACGTATAAAATCACTGATCTTCATTGCGAGGTaatacagggtacgttttatgaacaagaGCTACAAAAGACGAGTCAAGAAGTGTTTAGAATCGAAAAGGTTATTCGTAAACGCGGAGACAagtcgttagtcaagtggctCGGTTATCCCGACTCGTTCAATTCATGGGTGGACACTCAAAGTCTTATCGAATTGTCATAGAGGGGTCCTGTCTACCTGGAAAGCTAGTCAGATATGTGTGTGCATGCGTGGCTGGCCTCATCTCGTGGTGGTGCCAGCGCCCCAGTCGTATGTACGCGTATGGTCAAGCCTTTACCAGCAGTTTCCAATACAATCGTGGTCGATTTCATGGTCATATTTCGAAATGAGCCAGCCGCGCACCCAATACAATCCCCTTCTGCGCCGTATGGTCAAGCCTTAACCAGAAGTTGCCAATACAATCGTGGTCGATTTCATGGTCACATGTCGAAATGAGCCAGCCGCAAAAATCGTATACGCATATGGTCAAGCCTTAACCAGCAGTTTCCAATACAATCGTGGTCGATTTCATGGTCAAATTTCGAAATGAGTCAGAGATACTTAGACCGACACGAAATGTGCAACAACGTGCGCCAGACGCGTAATTTTTACACTACTACTGCGGCTTGTCATTTCTTTAGCTCAACATCAAGTCAATTTATATTGCGATTTTCAAGAAAACTAGTTTTTTCGCAAAAAATGGTTCACATTGGGAACATTTATTCACAACAAGTTGACAATGTATTGCTTCTGATTATAATTGCATTGATAATGGTGTTTGACGGTTCTGATTTTCGCTGTGGTCAGTTTTTCTCTTAGGTTGGCgtgttatattaaaaataaaaaacaggGGAGACCACTGTGCAATTGTAATATCGAATTCTCTACATGTTTTTGACTTGTGGTAGTATTGAAGCCAGCTGTCGTCGCAGTCGGAAAACGATACGTTTAACAATTTTAGCACATCTGCAAAATTATACGTAATATTGGATGTTATATTCCTAAATTCGCATGACTTTTCCCAGACACTAACAACTGCAGTGCATTATTAGTGTATCACGCACGCAACTAGTTTTAAATCCATCGGTCGCAATCTTTCTAATGATGAGGTAATCCTTATGTAGGATAATCCTTATGTAGGATAGGTCATTTTAGTATGTGTTATAGGTATATGTGTCTTAGTATCATATATAAGTGTTTATAACCCTTGTCGTCTGTGCATGCATTCTTCATCTAATCCTGTGTATGTCCAGGAATGGTATGATATATTTTACGTGTATTGTTCATATCCAGATAGATATCCAGTCAACAAAAAGTATTGTTGTTAGCACTCTCAAAAGACGTACATATGATTGGAAATATGTGATCATGATGTCTTAAGCATATGTACTGTCTAAAAACAAACTTCATTTACTCCCTTACAATAGACAATTGTAGGTACGGTGTATATTTGACTACTTTTATTTCACACTTCTTTCAACCTGGTTTTAAAGTCTGGTGATTCATATTTCACAAATACTAGTACACAGCGATATACTTTAAgtttttttcataatatataCTCGAACATCGAGAAAGTGTTTGATTTTTTCCATTACCCGCCCCACGACATTTGGCTTTACAACGAAACAATACGACTGCACCCAGCTTTGAGAACCACCGATCTACGAGGTGCGGACCAAGTGCAGACCATTGACGGAGCAGTGTCGGTCAAGTTACCTCGGAAGCCGGGGTTTGAGGAAAACCTTGCCGTGTCGTGAGGTGTATCCTCATCAACAGTTgtctttgaaattaaaataaagttcTCCATCGAACTTATTAGCTTTTATTGTAGCATTGCAATTCCCATCGCAATAGGTCTTGGGCATTTTGTATCCATGCTTGTGATTTTCTGTGGGCGTTTGTTGACACAACTCGACCATAACAAATTGTTTGACCTTGTATTTTACCAGACTGCTGGAGGATTGTATCGTATCTGGATGTCGTTCTTATGTTTGGAGTTTTtttgatgaaattggattttggATGGACACATGTGTTGCTTATAAATATCTATTTGCATTAATTTATTCAATTGTTCGATTATTAGCATATTGCACGAATTAAGtgtgcattgaattgtaaattgtcTTTTTTGGTAGACATGTAGGATGTAAACAACCGAAATGAAAACTCGTTCTGCATCTACATTGTTTTGTAAACGGATTTATAACCGCTTATttcacttattttatttttacgttTGTAAGtcttttttattgattgacaTACCTTTATAGCCACTTCGTTGGCATTAAAAATCACAAATTCATAtcttttaagttaaatatttatagaaaaataacTTTGATTCTAGACACAAAtgcctttgaaataaaaaaagggaacaattgtaaacaaaattaaGAGATAGGTCATACTTACAAATGGATCCCAATTTATATCGAAAAAGAGATGGGTTGCAACTATTAAGTGTGATTTCTTTATCAGTCTTTTGGCAATTGATAAAAGTCAAAATCCGTTTTGAAAGCTACgcctaaaaattgaaacaatataTGGAGGTTCGTTCAAAAACTGGTATTTATAAAGTGCTTTTTACCCCATCATCAAGGTTTTTTTTAGTTATCCGTGACACAAGGGGCTATAACACCGCTTTAACCGAGGTGCATACGTTCACATGCTTATTAATAGGTTTGAGTTACTCGTGAGGCACTTAAGTTGTATTCACATAAAGAGTGAACATTTCTAATGTTGTATCAGAATTCTGCCAATCAGACTATGCATAAGCGGAAATtcgcgtgtttttttttttaatgtttctcaAGTTCTAGACTTCTGGCAGCAATGCTGTTTGATTATGCGTGACACAAACTAAAAACTGCAAATATTTGACAAAAGGACCACAGCTCTGGCTGTGTATAAATAATGCGAACCAAATTATAAAGGCGCTTAACTTCACATGCTTGTAAATTAGTGAATAATGCTCTCTGAGACAGGAATTTGTTTTTGAGTTATGCTCTACATGTAACTTAAAACTGTTGGAGGCCATATCTTCAGTAACGCTGTTAACACAGGACAAACAAAGGTGGTCACGTTCACATGCGTGTATATATGATTGTAATGGTTCATCCCACAAGCAGCAAAATGTTATATAAGTTTCGTGAGTCAAAAAAAGGACCGTCTTAAGAAAGTgggcacggacggacggacaagggcaaACCAATATGCTCTCTCTCAAGTTGTGGTATAAACCacgtatataaatacatattatgtaacataattgaaaaaatacTAAAGTGTATGACCtgaaatagtatttatttatgcAGACAACACGATTCAGTAATAAGACTCAAAAGTACTAGGTCTATGTTAGTGGGATGGTCATTAAACAACTAAATTTTAAGGCGTCTAATAACATCTCGGTTGAAAAAAAACTGCTTTACTGAACACTCTGCTGCAATATCTTTTGTGACATTTTATATTTCAACCAGATACACAGATCCTGTCATTGAAACAATTTTAAAGGTTTCAGATATTCTAAACAACACAATACTAGTTAAAAGGATTACGAACTTGATAACAATAAAACAGAATAAATAACAAGGTAATACTTAgcataaatattgtttgtttgttgttatcaacattatcatcattattaccCATATATGTGTAAGTATTCAAACATGattgttttcttgtttatttgtgGACATCAAAGAGCTTATCG containing:
- the LOC127840370 gene encoding uncharacterized protein LOC127840370; translation: MAAIKDPTIREKIERQANPINEGEVRSKTGVEVAEAFHTVFKERRPQKLWVDKGKEFYNKNVMALGVELYSTENEEKSSVVERWNGTMKERMFKYFSANSTRKYVDVLDDMVNAYNNTKHSSIKMTPVDASDKKNESAVWFNLYSKRHQQYGKPLFKVGDKLATGENLATGSRVILENILPP